The following proteins come from a genomic window of Chloroflexota bacterium:
- a CDS encoding alpha/beta fold hydrolase, with amino-acid sequence MQTIPVEFLSDGVTLRGFLRTPDVLPAEPMPALVQGPGWLGMAEAKSYLSWHEGLTAAGYAVLAFDYRGFGRSDGERGWVRPDWQLNDWLNAVTYLETRPEVNRYRLGAFGIGGTGGGNAIMTAAVDSRIKAVVAQSVVADGEDWLHRMRREYEWVAFKQRVEEDRRRWVLEGTGEMVDPRQDLMVETPERRQVGHKRDVDGLIAPEFYLKSADFIMRYRPIDVVAKIAPRALMITSVVDDVVTPEDHAVALYEAAGAPKKIIRQAETTHYRSYTEFYPAVMPQIVDWYNRYLAYTPIQARETAISTEEVVYLERPAKAEASS; translated from the coding sequence ATGCAGACGATCCCGGTCGAGTTCCTGAGCGATGGCGTCACGCTGCGCGGCTTCCTGCGGACGCCTGACGTGCTCCCGGCCGAGCCGATGCCAGCCCTGGTCCAGGGGCCGGGCTGGCTCGGGATGGCCGAGGCCAAGAGCTACCTGTCCTGGCACGAAGGGCTGACGGCGGCGGGCTACGCCGTGCTGGCGTTCGACTATCGCGGCTTCGGCCGGAGCGATGGCGAGCGCGGCTGGGTCCGCCCCGACTGGCAGCTGAACGACTGGCTCAACGCCGTCACCTACCTGGAGACGCGCCCCGAGGTGAACCGGTACCGGCTGGGCGCGTTCGGCATCGGCGGAACGGGCGGCGGCAACGCCATCATGACGGCCGCCGTGGACAGCCGCATCAAGGCCGTAGTGGCGCAGTCCGTCGTCGCCGACGGCGAGGACTGGCTCCACCGCATGCGCCGCGAGTACGAGTGGGTGGCGTTCAAGCAGCGCGTGGAGGAGGATCGCCGCCGCTGGGTGTTGGAAGGCACCGGCGAGATGGTGGACCCCCGCCAGGATCTGATGGTCGAGACGCCGGAGCGCCGGCAGGTCGGCCACAAGCGCGACGTGGACGGTCTGATCGCTCCCGAGTTCTACCTCAAGAGCGCCGACTTCATCATGCGCTACCGGCCCATCGACGTCGTCGCGAAGATCGCCCCGCGCGCCCTGATGATCACCAGCGTGGTGGACGACGTCGTCACCCCGGAGGATCACGCCGTCGCGCTCTACGAGGCGGCCGGCGCCCCCAAGAAGATCATCCGGCAGGCCGAAACCACCCACTATCGCTCATACACCGAGTTCTATCCGGCCGTGATGCCGCAGATCGTCGACTGGTACAACCGCTATCTCGCCTACACGCCGATCCAGGCCCGTGAGACGGCGATCTCCACCGAGGAGGTCGTCTACCTGGAGCGGCCCGCGAAGGCCGAAGCATCCAGCTAG